Proteins encoded within one genomic window of Nitrospira sp.:
- a CDS encoding DUF4124 domain-containing protein, translated as MKRFAYRIGSIRPRLGWIMLAGLLLLGMDPYPFQAHATTIYSYIDEQGNPRFSDSMENIPEKYRAKVKTHEQATPQEHPPSALDSVRSVVSPTAIASFKQKVAEWLQGFGIALPSAFTKTASVPSTAPTSDMNSSQSQIVNYAGAAAVVLLLLMYFSKSQLMRLLALCLLVTLGVATPVLLYVSDNGPMTSMKGRATAVGQAQQDRLKQVGP; from the coding sequence ATGAAACGATTTGCATATCGGATCGGATCAATTCGGCCGAGATTGGGATGGATTATGCTGGCCGGATTATTGCTGCTTGGCATGGATCCGTATCCCTTCCAGGCCCATGCGACGACGATTTATTCCTATATCGACGAGCAAGGCAATCCCCGGTTTAGCGATTCGATGGAAAACATTCCGGAGAAGTATCGGGCGAAGGTGAAGACACATGAGCAAGCGACACCCCAGGAGCACCCTCCGTCAGCTCTGGACTCTGTAAGATCAGTTGTGTCGCCAACTGCCATTGCGTCATTCAAACAGAAAGTAGCGGAGTGGCTTCAGGGCTTCGGCATTGCACTTCCCTCCGCTTTCACAAAAACAGCCTCGGTACCATCAACGGCCCCAACATCAGACATGAATTCTTCGCAATCGCAGATTGTGAACTATGCCGGTGCGGCAGCGGTTGTGCTTTTGCTGCTCATGTATTTTAGCAAGAGCCAATTGATGCGTCTGCTGGCGCTCTGCCTACTGGTGACGCTTGGCGTGGCGACACCGGTTTTGCTCTATGTAAGTGACAATGGTCCAATGACGAGTATGAAGGGACGCGCGACGGCAGTGGGACAAGCTCAACAAGATCGTCTCAAGCAGGTCGGG
- a CDS encoding DUF2007 domain-containing protein yields MRMRYLTTAQDIGELGIIKSLCEANGIACIFQDEHVSSLYPGVFELCCQVMVDESEWERATALISRLRLSIREVAPSP; encoded by the coding sequence ATGCGAATGCGGTATTTGACTACGGCTCAGGATATCGGGGAGCTTGGGATCATCAAAAGCCTGTGCGAGGCCAACGGCATTGCATGCATATTTCAGGATGAACACGTGAGCAGTCTGTATCCTGGTGTCTTCGAGTTGTGTTGCCAGGTGATGGTGGACGAATCCGAATGGGAGCGGGCAACCGCGCTGATCAGCCGCTTGCGTTTGTCGATTCGAGAAGTTGCACCATCGCCGTAG
- a CDS encoding iron-containing redox enzyme family protein, producing MASRLTQARFLDALLKVMDGKHHWAWDHFATGRLTKEQLKIHFQQEYFVYVRDFPVFLSRIHGHNPPPAVRRMLAENIYEEDTGGLSLGKSHPELFLTMMEGLGFSAKDFEQIRPLPASRAYRAWLDRVSTQQAWVLGAAALTIFVEGSVKDRKELREPSKPKTAEEIETTIKNHPLVRYHGNSPDCMDLIRAHQLVESGHRHDAYDMVTQNAPSATTQQAVLSTVKRSLRLWLTYRDAVSRACGLKKP from the coding sequence ATGGCATCACGACTGACACAAGCCCGCTTTCTCGACGCATTGCTCAAAGTCATGGACGGCAAACACCATTGGGCATGGGATCACTTCGCCACCGGACGATTGACCAAAGAGCAGCTTAAGATTCATTTTCAGCAGGAATACTTCGTCTACGTCCGCGATTTCCCCGTCTTCCTCTCCCGAATTCATGGACACAACCCACCGCCGGCCGTTCGTCGCATGCTGGCGGAGAATATCTATGAGGAAGATACCGGGGGACTGTCACTCGGCAAGTCTCATCCGGAACTCTTCCTCACGATGATGGAAGGATTAGGGTTCTCCGCAAAGGATTTCGAGCAGATCCGTCCGTTACCCGCGAGCCGAGCCTATCGTGCGTGGCTGGATCGGGTCTCCACGCAACAGGCCTGGGTCCTGGGCGCAGCCGCCCTTACCATTTTTGTGGAAGGCAGCGTCAAAGACCGGAAAGAACTGCGGGAGCCCTCCAAGCCGAAGACGGCGGAGGAGATCGAGACGACCATAAAAAACCATCCACTGGTCCGCTATCATGGCAACTCTCCGGATTGCATGGATCTCATTCGGGCTCATCAGCTCGTTGAATCCGGTCATCGGCACGATGCCTACGACATGGTGACTCAAAACGCTCCGTCCGCGACGACGCAACAGGCCGTTCTCAGCACAGTGAAGCGCAGTCTGCGACTATGGCTCACCTATCGTGATGCAGTCTCCAGAGCCTGCGGCCTCAAAAAGCCCTAA
- a CDS encoding SUMF1/EgtB/PvdO family nonheme iron enzyme, whose protein sequence is MALIPSGEFRMGTAEGSDGLADEHPERLVFLHAFLLDRFEVTNEAYAAFVQSTGHRPPANNNPASTIWDGATYPQAIAKHPVVNVSWDDAVAYCQWSGKRLPTEAEWEKAARGTDGRRYPWGNDWSWTKANSASYWAGQTIEFQSGADWEAFWIKGDGARLVKENGIKGEILTLPVGSFPDGASPYGIHDLAGNAAEWVQDWYDPNYYRSAPLSDPRGPERGAIKSMRGGSWLKPAISLRTSDRDWGIMDSRPSGTGFRCAKDSF, encoded by the coding sequence ATGGCGCTGATCCCCTCCGGGGAATTTCGTATGGGCACCGCGGAGGGTAGCGACGGCCTCGCCGACGAACATCCCGAGCGGCTGGTCTTCCTCCACGCATTCCTCCTAGATCGGTTCGAAGTGACCAATGAGGCCTATGCCGCTTTTGTCCAATCGACCGGTCACCGCCCGCCGGCAAACAATAATCCGGCGTCGACGATCTGGGACGGCGCTACCTATCCACAAGCCATCGCCAAACACCCCGTGGTGAATGTGAGCTGGGACGATGCCGTGGCCTATTGCCAATGGTCTGGCAAGCGCTTGCCCACCGAAGCCGAATGGGAAAAGGCCGCGCGAGGAACCGACGGACGCCGCTATCCCTGGGGCAACGACTGGAGTTGGACGAAAGCGAATAGCGCCAGCTATTGGGCCGGGCAAACCATTGAGTTTCAAAGCGGCGCCGATTGGGAGGCGTTCTGGATCAAAGGCGATGGCGCACGGCTGGTTAAAGAGAACGGTATCAAGGGAGAAATTTTGACCCTGCCCGTGGGAAGCTTCCCTGACGGAGCCAGCCCGTACGGTATCCACGACCTCGCCGGCAATGCCGCCGAATGGGTGCAGGATTGGTATGATCCTAACTACTACCGGTCGGCTCCACTCAGTGACCCACGCGGACCCGAGCGGGGTGCCATTAAGTCGATGCGAGGCGGATCCTGGTTGAAACCGGCGATCAGCTTACGGACCAGCGATCGCGACTGGGGAATCATGGACAGCCGCCCGAGCGGCACAGGGTTTCGATGCGCCAAAGATAGTTTCTGA
- a CDS encoding PilZ domain-containing protein encodes MSETTPAYFHYVRRRYRYEIRCPVRYCINGQIREGVVVDMTREGWRLKGQEALVPGMMLSLDITLPGAASSLPIARAVVRWVEGGECGVKLERMEPEPAAQLSQFFSTLSQGVNVRSQAA; translated from the coding sequence GTGAGTGAAACGACGCCAGCCTATTTCCACTATGTGCGGAGACGCTATCGGTACGAGATTCGTTGTCCTGTTCGGTATTGCATCAATGGGCAGATCAGAGAGGGCGTTGTGGTGGATATGACAAGAGAGGGATGGCGTCTCAAAGGACAGGAAGCATTGGTCCCAGGAATGATGCTGAGCCTTGACATCACGTTGCCCGGTGCGGCCTCGTCACTACCGATTGCCCGTGCGGTTGTGCGTTGGGTAGAGGGGGGAGAGTGCGGGGTGAAACTTGAACGGATGGAGCCGGAGCCTGCAGCCCAATTGAGTCAGTTTTTCAGCACACTCTCGCAGGGCGTGAACGTGAGGTCACAAGCGGCTTAG
- a CDS encoding DUF1501 domain-containing protein, with product MDHCHCCSSAFQQVSRRTILKRAMGLAATALAANMFPLEMLFQSRAHAASNAGKTLVVVFQRGGNDGLNTIVPYSDPQYYVMRPRSANGGIGILPPGSGDGSGLDLAGTGFAMHPSILPLHGLYTSNRLAILPAAGFAGNTLSHFTDQDTIEHGFPDQRDGWLNRYLAAVPSAGASTIRAAAIGGNVAKSLRGTVLVPALTDVSSLSFARLGSSKAALEANLRAMYAQDPASSTRNPARAAVHALGPELMNRVAAIEGIGSAAPQNGATYPNTTFGREMRDLAHIIRSGLGLEVATVDIGGWDTHDDQGAGGAAANRQAGRLTDFSGGIRAFVDDLGPLMNNVVVLTCTEFGRTVRQNASGGTDHGKASAWFLVGGSVKGGVYKGVAGWPSSLTEANLDEGRYIRPTVEFRDVFADVLVKHFGASTSELGAVLPGHVHTPVGLFV from the coding sequence ATGGATCACTGTCATTGCTGCTCATCGGCGTTCCAACAGGTATCACGTCGGACTATCTTGAAGCGGGCCATGGGGTTGGCCGCGACCGCGTTGGCCGCCAACATGTTTCCTTTGGAGATGCTCTTTCAGAGCCGGGCGCATGCGGCGAGCAATGCGGGCAAGACGCTGGTGGTCGTCTTTCAACGCGGCGGTAACGACGGTCTGAATACCATCGTGCCCTATTCGGATCCCCAGTACTATGTGATGCGTCCCCGATCAGCCAATGGCGGCATCGGGATCCTGCCGCCGGGATCCGGCGATGGGTCGGGGCTTGACCTAGCGGGGACTGGCTTTGCGATGCATCCCTCCATTCTTCCTTTACACGGACTCTACACCAGCAATCGTTTGGCGATTCTGCCGGCGGCGGGATTTGCTGGAAATACGCTGTCGCATTTTACGGACCAGGACACCATCGAGCATGGTTTCCCGGATCAGCGAGACGGATGGTTGAATCGTTATCTGGCTGCCGTGCCGTCCGCAGGGGCGTCCACCATTCGAGCCGCTGCGATCGGCGGCAATGTCGCCAAGTCTCTGCGTGGAACAGTGCTGGTTCCTGCGCTGACCGATGTGTCCTCGCTCAGCTTCGCCCGTCTTGGGTCGTCCAAGGCCGCGTTGGAGGCGAATCTACGCGCAATGTACGCCCAAGATCCGGCGTCGAGCACGAGGAACCCAGCTCGAGCCGCGGTGCACGCACTCGGGCCTGAGCTCATGAATCGGGTCGCTGCGATCGAGGGAATTGGCTCCGCTGCTCCGCAAAACGGTGCCACGTATCCCAATACGACTTTCGGACGGGAAATGCGGGATCTGGCTCATATTATTCGTTCGGGCCTCGGGCTTGAGGTGGCCACCGTGGATATTGGCGGGTGGGATACGCATGACGATCAGGGGGCAGGTGGCGCGGCAGCCAATCGACAAGCCGGTCGACTTACGGACTTTTCCGGAGGCATCCGTGCCTTTGTCGATGATCTGGGGCCATTAATGAATAATGTGGTAGTGCTGACCTGCACTGAATTCGGTCGGACCGTGAGACAAAATGCGAGCGGGGGGACGGACCATGGCAAGGCTTCGGCATGGTTTCTGGTTGGCGGATCGGTGAAGGGTGGGGTGTATAAAGGCGTTGCAGGCTGGCCCAGTTCATTAACGGAGGCCAATCTCGATGAAGGGCGGTACATCAGACCAACGGTGGAATTCAGGGACGTGTTTGCTGATGTGCTGGTCAAGCATTTTGGCGCCAGCACCTCGGAGCTCGGCGCTGTCCTGCCCGGCCATGTCCATACGCCCGTCGGGCTGTTCGTCTAG
- a CDS encoding DUF1800 domain-containing protein, protein MKPGSSIPSGAPAMAGVGLSTMMSGTAAMAAAAPASSALASSVVGGASTPSTKSIQRLSAGIPGLTRVISTPLPPETIATPAPPLDPPTSGLPAAPANWFGYHVLNRLTFGGTPNQLNMVSHKTAAQAREWATGYMKEQLGLDPRQPWPTNLHSTSPLPAAIPIVDTDTDFRLAAAQGAWKKDDPEPTVLKPQLQQVQDHDLIRKLYSRRQLLEKMVYFWDNHFNTDFRSHFRGQYEVYENEAFRAQAYGRFVDLLITSGKSSAMMVYLNTDVNKKENPNENYAREVLELHTLGVDEQGHPAGYTQTDIDEAAKAFTGWTVPEGSAPGFRFVSGRHSPGTKTVLGQSVAFDGSGPTEGERVLQIAASHPSTARHLAKKLCEYFVSETPSSALITEVASVFSDSGGDIRKVLIAIVTSADFNNVANYRSLVKTPLEYVVGLYRNLGVWSSHEPIRRRLTATGQGLFEMPPPTGYKEKSEHWLNTYVLFHETAMAYEATIPGYGSTIRFGSDTSGGQTRLWLKNLGLRTEAEVLGFLLNLTTDRVATATEYQIYLTTLRSGGGTFNLDNSSTEAALDRTLASILTNPRYLYQ, encoded by the coding sequence ATGAAACCAGGGAGTTCCATTCCATCCGGAGCGCCGGCGATGGCCGGGGTCGGTCTGTCTACGATGATGAGTGGGACTGCGGCTATGGCAGCTGCTGCTCCTGCATCCAGCGCATTGGCCAGTTCGGTTGTTGGAGGGGCGTCGACGCCATCGACTAAGAGCATTCAGCGATTGTCCGCCGGAATTCCAGGACTCACGCGTGTGATCTCCACCCCGCTTCCTCCTGAGACAATCGCAACGCCAGCTCCTCCGCTCGACCCTCCTACCTCGGGGCTTCCGGCAGCGCCGGCGAATTGGTTCGGCTATCACGTCTTGAATCGCCTGACCTTCGGGGGCACTCCCAATCAACTCAATATGGTGTCTCATAAGACAGCAGCCCAGGCTAGAGAATGGGCTACTGGCTACATGAAGGAACAGCTGGGCCTCGATCCGAGACAGCCATGGCCGACGAATCTCCATTCAACCTCCCCGTTGCCCGCCGCGATTCCAATTGTAGACACTGACACGGATTTTCGTTTGGCGGCCGCTCAGGGTGCCTGGAAGAAAGACGATCCTGAGCCGACTGTATTGAAACCGCAGCTTCAGCAGGTGCAGGACCATGACCTCATCAGGAAGCTGTATAGCCGGCGTCAGTTGCTCGAAAAGATGGTCTATTTCTGGGACAACCATTTCAATACCGACTTCCGGTCGCATTTCCGCGGCCAATACGAAGTCTATGAGAATGAGGCCTTTCGGGCGCAGGCTTATGGGCGATTTGTGGACTTGTTGATTACGAGCGGAAAGAGCTCGGCCATGATGGTTTACCTGAATACCGATGTGAATAAGAAAGAGAATCCGAACGAGAACTATGCGCGCGAGGTTTTGGAGCTCCACACGCTTGGCGTGGATGAGCAGGGCCATCCAGCGGGATATACGCAGACGGATATCGATGAGGCCGCCAAAGCCTTTACCGGTTGGACGGTGCCGGAAGGCTCGGCGCCAGGCTTTCGTTTTGTATCCGGTCGGCACAGCCCGGGAACCAAAACGGTGCTGGGGCAGTCTGTGGCGTTTGATGGGAGTGGACCGACCGAAGGGGAGCGAGTGTTGCAGATTGCAGCCAGCCATCCATCAACCGCGCGGCATTTGGCGAAGAAGCTTTGCGAATATTTCGTCAGTGAAACACCGTCTTCAGCGCTGATCACCGAAGTGGCGTCGGTCTTCAGCGATTCAGGAGGCGATATACGCAAAGTGCTGATTGCCATCGTCACGTCGGCGGACTTCAATAATGTGGCCAACTATCGAAGCCTCGTGAAGACGCCCTTGGAGTACGTCGTCGGACTCTATCGCAATCTTGGAGTGTGGTCATCGCATGAGCCTATCCGTCGGCGGTTGACGGCGACCGGGCAGGGGTTGTTTGAAATGCCTCCACCGACTGGATATAAAGAAAAATCCGAACATTGGTTGAATACGTATGTCCTGTTTCATGAGACGGCCATGGCTTACGAAGCCACCATCCCTGGGTATGGCTCGACCATCCGATTCGGATCGGATACGAGCGGGGGTCAGACACGTCTGTGGCTGAAGAATCTTGGTTTGAGGACCGAGGCGGAGGTCTTAGGTTTTCTCCTGAATCTTACGACGGATCGGGTGGCTACGGCGACGGAGTATCAGATCTATCTGACCACACTGCGAAGCGGCGGCGGAACGTTTAATTTGGACAATTCCAGCACCGAGGCGGCGCTGGACCGGACGCTGGCAAGCATCCTTACGAATCCGCGCTATCTCTATCAATAG